One genomic segment of Pseudomonadota bacterium includes these proteins:
- a CDS encoding LysR family transcriptional regulator — MLDGVTLDQMRTFVAAAEEGSFSAAGRKLRRAQSVVSQTLANLEAQLGVKLFDRSARYPRLTEEGRSLLVDARSIADTIDGFKARARAMREGLEPELSVAIDVMYPMEAVTRAASFSREKYPHTSLRLYVEALGGVVKPVLERSCSIGVIGSLPIVPDELHAEPLRDIPFATVVSPSHPLAARRGTIARSVIERHVQLVLTDRTALTEGRDYAVLSPLTWRLADLGAKHAFLRAGLGWGHMPLHMVNADLDAGSLVRIRIEDVLRNAVMPMKAVFRKDSPPGPAGRAFIEQLRAQG; from the coding sequence ATGCTCGACGGCGTCACCCTGGATCAGATGCGGACCTTCGTCGCGGCAGCCGAGGAAGGCAGTTTTTCAGCCGCCGGCCGCAAGCTGCGGCGTGCGCAATCGGTGGTGAGCCAGACACTCGCCAATCTCGAAGCGCAGCTCGGAGTAAAACTGTTCGATCGCTCGGCGCGTTATCCGCGGCTCACCGAGGAAGGGCGCAGCCTGCTGGTCGATGCGCGGTCGATTGCCGACACGATCGATGGATTCAAGGCGAGAGCGCGGGCCATGCGCGAAGGTCTCGAGCCGGAGCTCTCGGTCGCCATCGATGTGATGTATCCCATGGAGGCCGTGACCCGGGCCGCGAGTTTCAGCCGCGAAAAATATCCGCACACATCGCTGCGGCTGTATGTGGAAGCGCTGGGAGGAGTGGTCAAACCGGTACTGGAGCGCAGCTGCAGCATCGGCGTCATCGGCTCGTTGCCCATCGTGCCGGATGAGCTGCATGCCGAGCCGTTGCGCGACATCCCCTTCGCGACAGTGGTTAGTCCATCGCACCCGCTGGCGGCGCGGCGCGGCACCATCGCCAGGTCGGTGATCGAAAGGCACGTGCAGCTGGTCCTGACCGACCGGACGGCGCTGACCGAGGGCCGCGACTACGCCGTGTTGTCGCCGCTCACCTGGCGACTGGCGGATCTCGGGGCCAAACACGCGTTCCTGCGTGCCGGTCTCGGCTGGGGACACATGCCGCTGCACATGGTGAACGCAGACCTCGACGCGGGCTCGTTGGTCAGGATCCGCATCGAAGACGTGCTGCGAAATGCGGTAATGCCGATGAAGGCGGTGTTTCGGAAAGACTCACCGCCTGGCCCGGCGGGGCGGGCGTTCATTGAGCAACTCAGGGCCCAGGGGTAG
- a CDS encoding ice-binding family protein: MNDFKTLSRGMMWCATALLTTLAAGCSGDSILGADGRVGAAPTPPVVTAVSPANNAIAVPVNSTVAVTFDKPMAAGSTFVVTCAAPCVNPVGSVALNAGGTVATFTPATAFAPLTLYTVTATAPMSAAGLALAIPFSSSFVTAGVAADTNRPRVSSTAPATTTPGPTPGAVTNASVAAVFTKDMNEASIEALAPATFAVTCASPCVSPTGTVSYSAGSRTAVFVPSAPLSAATTYTATITTAATDLAGNALAGNQAALPAASSYIWTFTTAAAAAPGNVTVLSTAPLAAATGVCPNATVNATFNVPSGLRLDPLTVTATTFTLTGPAPGLAPVTAATVSLDAATGRVATFTPAAPLLLNTTYSARVVGGASGVKDLAIPANQLAADATWTFTTAAAACATPAAIPLITAAPFGTFGGSAGMTNSGIMTVINGDIGTIATSSSSITGFHDTGGDIYTESIGANVGAVNGTIYTCTNSTTGPTSAAPNAVKCAVATQARLDAQAAYLQLAGLPPGANPGANLAALTLAPGVYTSPSGSFLIQGGDLTLDAQGDANAVFVFQMAQALTVGGPGVAAPQSIILAGGAQAKNVFWQVGSFATINAAGGGTMVGTIISQAGASFSTVGNVNLVTLNGRALSLGASVTVVNTVINVPAP; the protein is encoded by the coding sequence ATGAACGATTTCAAAACTCTTTCGCGCGGCATGATGTGGTGCGCGACAGCGCTGCTAACCACTCTCGCAGCGGGATGCTCCGGGGACTCCATTCTCGGTGCCGATGGCCGCGTCGGCGCCGCGCCGACTCCACCTGTCGTCACGGCCGTATCACCCGCCAACAATGCCATCGCGGTGCCGGTCAACAGCACCGTCGCAGTGACCTTCGACAAACCAATGGCCGCCGGGTCGACGTTTGTCGTGACCTGCGCCGCGCCTTGCGTCAATCCCGTCGGATCCGTCGCGCTCAACGCCGGCGGCACGGTAGCCACGTTCACGCCCGCGACCGCCTTCGCTCCGCTCACGCTCTATACGGTGACGGCCACTGCGCCCATGAGCGCCGCCGGCCTTGCGCTGGCAATACCCTTCAGCTCTAGCTTTGTCACGGCGGGTGTCGCCGCGGACACCAATCGACCGCGTGTGTCGAGCACCGCGCCGGCGACCACCACGCCCGGCCCGACGCCGGGGGCCGTCACCAACGCATCGGTGGCAGCCGTATTCACCAAGGACATGAATGAGGCTTCGATCGAAGCGCTCGCGCCGGCCACCTTTGCTGTCACCTGCGCCAGTCCCTGCGTTTCTCCCACTGGTACGGTGAGTTACTCGGCCGGCAGCCGGACCGCGGTCTTTGTGCCGTCCGCCCCGCTGAGCGCCGCGACGACTTACACCGCCACCATCACGACAGCGGCGACCGACCTGGCGGGCAATGCGCTGGCGGGTAATCAGGCGGCCTTGCCCGCCGCAAGCTCTTATATATGGACCTTCACCACCGCGGCAGCGGCCGCTCCCGGCAATGTGACGGTGCTATCTACTGCGCCGCTGGCAGCCGCCACCGGGGTGTGTCCGAACGCGACCGTGAACGCGACTTTCAACGTGCCCTCCGGCTTGCGCCTGGATCCGCTGACCGTCACCGCAACGACATTCACACTCACGGGTCCGGCTCCGGGCCTCGCACCGGTCACCGCGGCCACCGTGAGTCTCGATGCCGCCACGGGTCGCGTGGCAACGTTCACTCCCGCCGCGCCACTGCTGCTCAACACGACCTACTCGGCCAGAGTCGTCGGTGGTGCAAGCGGTGTGAAGGATCTCGCGATTCCGGCCAATCAGCTGGCAGCCGACGCCACGTGGACGTTCACCACCGCCGCGGCGGCCTGCGCTACGCCCGCGGCGATACCGCTCATCACGGCGGCGCCCTTTGGCACGTTCGGTGGCAGCGCCGGCATGACCAATTCCGGGATCATGACGGTGATCAACGGCGACATCGGCACCATCGCGACGAGCTCCTCGTCGATCACCGGTTTCCACGATACGGGCGGCGACATATATACCGAGTCCATCGGCGCGAATGTCGGTGCGGTGAACGGGACTATCTACACCTGCACCAACTCCACGACGGGACCGACATCCGCGGCGCCGAATGCCGTCAAGTGCGCCGTTGCCACGCAGGCGCGGCTCGACGCGCAGGCCGCGTACCTGCAATTGGCCGGCCTGCCGCCGGGTGCCAATCCTGGCGCCAATCTCGCCGCGCTCACGTTGGCTCCGGGTGTTTACACCTCGCCCTCCGGCTCGTTCCTGATTCAGGGCGGCGATCTCACGCTCGATGCGCAGGGCGATGCGAATGCGGTGTTTGTGTTCCAGATGGCGCAGGCACTCACCGTGGGTGGCCCCGGAGTGGCGGCCCCGCAGAGCATCATCCTTGCCGGCGGTGCGCAGGCGAAAAACGTGTTCTGGCAGGTCGGCAGCTTCGCGACCATCAACGCCGCCGGCGGCGGAACGATGGTCGGCACGATCATCAGCCAGGCGGGTGCTTCGTTCTCGACGGTGGGAAACGTCAACCTCGTCACGCTGAACGGCAGGGCGTTGTCGCTGGGCGCCTCGGTCACGGTGGTCAACACCGTCATCAACGTGCCGGCCCCGTAA
- a CDS encoding response regulator — MATHVDWPDKPQEASTPPLVAIVDDDESVRESLPDLLRGLGFAAKAFASADAFLSFTEMSRTQCLLLDICMPGMSGPELQLELAARGVRLPIIFITAQADVSVRERLMQQGASACLFKPFSELELRTAIDAALRQVRDSS, encoded by the coding sequence ATGGCGACGCACGTAGATTGGCCTGACAAACCCCAAGAAGCGTCGACGCCGCCACTGGTGGCGATCGTCGATGACGACGAGTCGGTACGCGAATCGCTTCCCGATCTGTTGCGGGGACTCGGATTTGCTGCAAAGGCGTTCGCGTCGGCTGATGCGTTTCTGTCGTTCACCGAAATGTCCCGCACACAGTGCCTGCTGCTGGACATTTGCATGCCCGGCATGTCGGGTCCGGAGCTGCAGCTGGAGCTTGCTGCGCGAGGCGTTCGGCTGCCGATCATTTTCATCACCGCCCAGGCTGATGTCTCCGTCCGCGAGAGGCTCATGCAACAAGGAGCCTCGGCGTGCCTGTTCAAGCCGTTCAGCGAGCTCGAGCTCAGGACGGCGATCGATGCCGCTTTGCGGCAAGTCCGGGATTCGAGTTGA
- a CDS encoding heavy-metal-associated domain-containing protein, which produces MKNSIYLAAALSLLSFAANAGTIEMKVYGLVCGFCAQGIEKTLRKNPATADVVVSLENKLVAIGTKEGADITDAELIKALTDAGYDVKEISRTRRSIPEIRDSLKAK; this is translated from the coding sequence ATGAAGAACTCTATCTACCTGGCGGCCGCGTTGTCGCTGCTGAGCTTCGCCGCGAACGCCGGCACCATCGAGATGAAAGTGTATGGGCTGGTGTGCGGGTTCTGCGCCCAGGGCATCGAGAAAACACTTCGCAAGAACCCCGCCACGGCTGACGTCGTCGTGAGCCTCGAGAACAAGCTGGTCGCAATCGGCACGAAGGAAGGCGCCGACATCACCGACGCCGAGCTCATCAAAGCGCTGACCGATGCCGGATACGACGTGAAGGAGATCTCGAGAACGCGGCGATCCATTCCCGAGATACGCGATTCGCTGAAGGCGAAGTGA
- a CDS encoding pirin family protein encodes MSQTAILERRQTLATEFVTEPALAAPVRPIVLLSRGRKHGSITRLVSPSDVGELIKPFVFLDHAEAKYTGRLLFGIHPHSGIATLTVVLQGGLAYEDTTGKSGQVAEGGLEWMKAGNGVWHDGGPVEGTPLRVFQLWVALPAAEENTPPESQYVAAEAVEHDGPARVVLGQYGSARSLIRAPHGINYLHVRLEDGQRWRYQPPRGHDVAWLAVDRGSLLASEVVGAGQLAVFAQGEDFIEVTAQGPTSFVLGSAIKHPHPLVLGYYSVHTNEQALIRGEAEISRIGQLLRAQGRI; translated from the coding sequence ATGAGCCAGACAGCAATCCTCGAACGCCGCCAGACGCTGGCGACAGAATTCGTCACCGAGCCGGCGCTCGCCGCACCCGTGCGCCCGATCGTGCTGCTGAGCCGCGGCCGGAAACACGGCTCGATCACGCGGCTCGTGAGCCCATCCGACGTCGGCGAGTTGATCAAGCCGTTCGTATTCCTGGATCACGCGGAAGCGAAGTACACCGGAAGGCTGCTGTTTGGCATCCATCCGCATTCGGGAATCGCGACCTTGACCGTGGTTCTCCAGGGTGGGCTCGCCTATGAAGACACGACGGGAAAAAGCGGGCAGGTGGCCGAAGGCGGCCTCGAATGGATGAAGGCGGGCAACGGCGTCTGGCATGACGGCGGTCCGGTCGAAGGCACGCCGTTGCGTGTCTTCCAGTTGTGGGTTGCGCTGCCCGCCGCGGAGGAGAACACGCCGCCCGAGAGCCAGTACGTTGCCGCGGAGGCGGTCGAACATGACGGCCCCGCGCGCGTGGTGCTCGGGCAATACGGCAGCGCGCGCAGCTTGATCCGCGCGCCGCACGGGATCAACTACCTGCATGTCCGCCTCGAGGACGGGCAGCGCTGGCGCTACCAGCCGCCCCGCGGCCACGACGTCGCCTGGCTGGCGGTAGATAGAGGAAGCCTGCTGGCATCCGAAGTCGTCGGCGCCGGGCAGCTGGCCGTGTTCGCGCAGGGCGAAGATTTCATCGAAGTGACGGCGCAGGGGCCGACGTCGTTCGTTCTCGGAAGCGCGATCAAACATCCCCATCCGCTGGTGCTGGGTTACTACTCGGTACACACCAACGAGCAGGCGCTCATACGGGGCGAGGCTGAAATCTCGCGCATCGGCCAGCTGCTTCGCGCGCAGGGCCGGATCTGA
- a CDS encoding PAS domain S-box protein has protein sequence MNSLSSEIAIPSDVLRNWQRIVDLLANIMRVPSAVVTKLEPPYYSYYRTIVSSDSEGNPFPIDQSFSMDIGTFCETVIKNCEPLLVVDALEDDQWKSAPEIQVGMVSYLGFPVVWPDGRIFGTICVLDDRANLYSVPYQELLSHCRDVLQGDLQTLARLGNELEDQRAQLSELFARVPEAVVMIDRESRITRVNPEFTKIFGYTADEAIGRKITALITPEELQKEAEGFTYRMAQMGEVFTVETVRRHKNGARVPVFLTCVPVSSNESGNAGYVIYRDISETQRLRDEQRRNHEIRLELADALRTATLGQLSASIAHEINQPLTGIITNCGTCLRMLTGDPPDVDGALEAVRRTMRDGNRTADVIARLRALFNKQEPALEWVDLNDATREVIGLSRDEIQNSRVTVRTEFADDLPDVRADRVQLQQVVLNLLRNALDAMHTVEDRPRDLLIRTERQEADCVQLSVKDSGVGFDPQTMAKLFEPFYSTKNDGMGVGLSVSRSIVENHQGNLQAVLNEGPGATFLFSVPCRPRTDTPGTLVSGR, from the coding sequence GTGAATTCACTCTCTTCAGAAATCGCCATTCCATCCGACGTGCTGCGCAACTGGCAGCGCATCGTCGATCTGCTGGCAAACATCATGCGCGTTCCTTCCGCGGTGGTGACCAAACTAGAACCGCCTTACTACAGCTATTACAGGACCATCGTCTCCAGCGACTCGGAAGGGAATCCCTTTCCAATCGATCAGTCCTTCTCCATGGATATCGGGACCTTCTGCGAGACGGTGATAAAAAACTGCGAACCGTTGCTGGTCGTCGACGCTCTGGAAGACGATCAGTGGAAATCGGCTCCAGAGATTCAGGTGGGCATGGTCTCTTACCTGGGATTTCCCGTTGTCTGGCCGGATGGACGAATTTTCGGAACGATCTGCGTCCTCGACGACCGCGCGAATCTCTACAGCGTCCCGTACCAGGAGCTGCTGTCGCATTGCCGCGATGTGCTGCAAGGGGACCTGCAGACCCTGGCGCGCCTGGGCAACGAGCTCGAGGACCAAAGGGCACAGCTCAGCGAGCTGTTCGCGCGGGTTCCCGAGGCGGTCGTCATGATCGATCGCGAATCCAGGATCACGCGCGTCAATCCGGAATTCACCAAGATTTTTGGGTACACGGCAGACGAAGCGATCGGTAGGAAAATCACCGCGCTGATCACGCCGGAGGAACTTCAGAAAGAGGCTGAAGGCTTTACCTATCGGATGGCGCAGATGGGAGAAGTGTTCACCGTGGAGACGGTGCGCAGGCACAAGAATGGCGCGCGTGTTCCCGTTTTCCTCACTTGCGTGCCGGTGTCGTCCAATGAAAGTGGGAACGCCGGCTACGTCATCTATCGCGACATTTCAGAGACGCAGCGCCTGCGGGACGAGCAGCGGCGAAATCACGAGATTCGCCTGGAGCTCGCAGACGCACTCCGCACCGCGACGCTGGGGCAGCTGTCCGCGTCGATTGCACACGAGATCAACCAGCCGCTGACCGGCATCATTACGAACTGCGGCACCTGCCTGCGAATGCTGACGGGTGATCCGCCCGATGTGGACGGCGCCCTGGAAGCCGTGCGGCGCACGATGCGGGACGGCAATCGCACCGCTGACGTCATCGCGCGGCTCCGTGCTCTCTTCAACAAGCAAGAGCCCGCGCTCGAATGGGTAGATCTCAATGACGCGACGCGCGAAGTGATCGGTCTGTCACGCGATGAGATCCAGAATAGCCGCGTGACGGTGCGCACTGAATTCGCAGACGATCTGCCGGACGTCAGGGCCGATCGTGTTCAGTTACAGCAGGTCGTCCTGAACCTGCTCCGCAACGCTCTGGACGCGATGCACACCGTGGAAGATCGCCCGAGAGACTTGCTGATCAGAACCGAGCGGCAGGAAGCCGATTGCGTGCAATTGAGTGTCAAGGATTCTGGAGTCGGTTTCGATCCTCAAACCATGGCCAAACTATTCGAACCTTTCTACAGCACGAAGAACGACGGGATGGGAGTTGGACTTTCGGTGAGCCGCTCCATTGTCGAGAACCATCAGGGGAACCTTCAGGCGGTTCTGAACGAGGGTCCGGGAGCCACATTTCTATTCTCTGTTCCATGTCGGCCTCGTACCGATACACCCGGTACTTTGGTGTCGGGGCGGTGA
- a CDS encoding HAMP domain-containing sensor histidine kinase: MSLLISTLLGSSDEVTSPFDGGVVVHAQRITVPSPPAKTRANEIAIISHELRNSLGVVRNAARLLRLQVGADGVERARVLIERHVGQMSRHIEDLLETAPLGGRKEALRLAYVDLRTVLRNAVDAITPDLERRSHRLAVELPENALWVHADAARLEQVFSNLLINAAKYTPDGGEISLGMECLERHASVRIRDSGIGIAPAELSRIFELFVQVDATAPLAESGRGIGLAVVRDLVEMHGGSVDVASAGLTFGSEFTVLLPALWKLPAEEAPRTSAQ, translated from the coding sequence ATGTCACTCTTGATCAGCACACTTCTCGGCTCATCCGATGAAGTGACGTCACCGTTCGATGGCGGCGTGGTCGTGCACGCACAGAGAATCACGGTTCCGTCGCCCCCCGCCAAGACGCGCGCCAACGAAATCGCGATCATTTCGCACGAGCTGCGCAACTCACTCGGGGTCGTGCGCAACGCAGCCAGGTTGCTGCGATTGCAGGTGGGCGCCGACGGCGTCGAGCGCGCCCGGGTACTCATCGAGCGTCACGTGGGGCAGATGAGTCGCCACATCGAAGATCTACTCGAGACGGCGCCGCTTGGCGGGCGGAAAGAAGCACTTCGCCTGGCCTACGTGGACCTGCGGACCGTCCTTCGCAATGCCGTCGACGCCATAACGCCCGACCTCGAGCGGCGCAGCCATCGCCTGGCCGTCGAACTTCCCGAGAATGCTCTTTGGGTGCACGCCGACGCCGCGCGCCTGGAGCAAGTGTTCTCGAACCTGCTGATCAACGCCGCGAAATACACACCCGACGGGGGCGAAATATCGCTCGGGATGGAATGCCTGGAAAGACATGCCAGCGTTCGCATCCGCGACTCGGGCATTGGCATCGCACCGGCAGAGCTCTCACGCATCTTCGAATTGTTCGTGCAGGTGGACGCAACGGCGCCGCTCGCCGAAAGCGGACGCGGTATCGGACTGGCGGTGGTGCGCGACCTCGTGGAGATGCATGGCGGTTCCGTCGATGTCGCGAGCGCGGGATTGACCTTCGGCAGCGAATTCACCGTGCTGCTCCCGGCGCTCTGGAAGTTACCCGCTGAAGAAGCGCCGCGGACGAGCGCGCAATAG
- a CDS encoding Crp/Fnr family transcriptional regulator, with amino-acid sequence MNSAQDPRQNHVLDALPQLERERLFPHLKLVPLPLGKVVYESGVALRHIYFPTNSIVSLLYVMQDGASAEIAVVGNEGVIGVSLFMGGETTPSRAIVQSGGYAYRLTGNRLKQEFSRHGELLHILLRYTQSLITQMSQTAVCNRHHSLDQQLCRWLLLSLDRLSGNRLDMTQELIANMLGVRREGVTEAAGKLQKLGVIRYARGKITVLDRAHLERLSCECYAVVKRESDRLEAPQRPSRVMVQ; translated from the coding sequence ATGAACTCCGCGCAGGATCCCCGGCAAAATCACGTTCTCGATGCCTTGCCGCAACTCGAGCGCGAGCGGCTGTTCCCGCACCTGAAGCTCGTCCCCTTGCCTCTCGGCAAGGTGGTTTACGAGTCGGGAGTCGCGCTTCGCCATATCTATTTCCCGACGAATTCAATCGTTTCGCTGCTCTATGTCATGCAAGACGGCGCTTCCGCGGAAATTGCGGTGGTCGGCAACGAGGGCGTCATCGGTGTGTCGCTTTTCATGGGCGGTGAGACGACGCCGAGCCGCGCCATCGTGCAGAGCGGCGGCTACGCGTACCGCCTTACGGGAAACCGGCTGAAGCAGGAGTTCAGCCGCCACGGTGAGCTGCTCCACATCCTGCTGCGTTACACGCAATCCTTGATTACGCAGATGTCACAAACCGCGGTGTGCAATCGTCATCACTCGCTGGATCAGCAATTGTGTCGCTGGCTGCTGCTGTCGCTCGATCGGCTGTCGGGCAATCGGCTCGACATGACGCAGGAACTCATCGCCAACATGTTGGGCGTGCGACGCGAAGGCGTCACCGAGGCGGCTGGCAAGCTGCAGAAGCTCGGTGTCATCCGTTACGCACGCGGAAAGATCACCGTGCTCGACCGCGCGCACCTCGAGCGCCTCTCCTGTGAGTGTTATGCGGTGGTCAAACGGGAATCGGATCGTCTCGAAGCGCCTCAACGTCCGTCGAGGGTGATGGTGCAGTAG
- a CDS encoding response regulator — MSVAKQIAQSEITPIVYVVDDDVSVRESLEALIAEAGYRPEVFASAEAFLAHPRQRRTGCLVLDVSLPHLNGLELQQRLETQDPLPIIFITGHGDIPMTVRAMKAGAVEFLTKPYGPEVILGAIANAVERSRASLHERVALQGLRDRYDSLTPRERQVMALVVRGLLNKQVGGDLGISEITVKAHRGAMMRKIGARSLPELVNMADRLGLPSAGKGLESKERMPSMRSDRKI; from the coding sequence ATGTCTGTTGCGAAGCAGATTGCCCAATCCGAAATCACGCCCATCGTGTACGTGGTTGACGACGATGTTTCGGTGCGCGAATCGCTCGAGGCGCTGATTGCCGAGGCTGGGTACCGGCCTGAAGTGTTCGCCTCCGCGGAAGCCTTCCTTGCACATCCCCGGCAGCGGCGGACCGGTTGCCTGGTGCTCGATGTGAGTCTGCCTCACCTGAACGGTCTCGAGCTGCAACAGCGTCTAGAAACACAGGACCCGTTGCCGATCATCTTCATCACCGGCCACGGCGATATCCCGATGACGGTGCGCGCCATGAAAGCCGGCGCGGTCGAGTTTCTCACCAAACCGTACGGGCCCGAGGTCATCCTGGGAGCCATCGCGAATGCCGTCGAGCGCAGTCGCGCCAGCTTGCACGAACGCGTCGCCTTGCAGGGGCTGCGTGATCGCTACGACTCACTCACGCCGCGTGAGCGGCAAGTCATGGCGCTTGTCGTGCGCGGGCTGCTGAACAAACAAGTGGGCGGCGATCTCGGGATCAGCGAGATCACGGTTAAGGCGCACCGCGGGGCGATGATGAGGAAGATTGGCGCGCGATCGTTGCCGGAGCTCGTGAATATGGCCGATCGGTTGGGGCTTCCCAGCGCGGGCAAGGGTTTGGAAAGCAAAGAGCGCATGCCATCGATGCGCAGCGACCGGAAAATCTAG
- a CDS encoding OmpA family protein, with amino-acid sequence MKSSNSFTMLAFAALAMLAGPLAIAAESGWYIGGNGGRSETDVDEDRIAADLLEQGFTTNFMDDNERDTGFKVFGGYQFNKYWAMESGYYDLGDFGFTSFTAPPGTLHGVLGVRGLNLDAVLSLPFTEKFSAFGRAGVAFSEVEGAFESTGLVTVLEPDSEKRAANYKFGVGLQYDFTRRFGMRLEAERYRIDDSVGNRGDVDLFSAGVLLRFGGASPPPVVQAPLPPPPPEVAKPVVVAPAPVPPPITTERYCSLLEFQFEINQHQVRREEKEKLAVIGKFLVKYPNTQAEIEGHTDSVGTDEKNQILSQRRADAVVAYLEQNFDIRGSRLSAVGYGESRPIADNATEEGKRANRRISAIVDCATDVEGLSVRPARTTMALAMEFDAKDASVRPEYRDELRDLADFLKANPRVTATVEGHTGNLQATPERALEISQERAQNVVNYLVENFGVERSRLSAQGFGQTRRSAYNTTAEGRQENRRVNVIINYPR; translated from the coding sequence ATGAAATCATCTAACAGCTTTACGATGCTGGCATTCGCGGCACTCGCGATGCTTGCGGGTCCGCTTGCCATCGCCGCCGAATCCGGCTGGTACATCGGTGGCAACGGCGGACGCAGCGAAACCGACGTGGACGAGGATCGCATCGCCGCGGACCTGCTGGAGCAGGGCTTCACCACCAACTTCATGGATGACAACGAACGTGACACCGGCTTCAAGGTGTTTGGCGGCTACCAGTTCAACAAGTACTGGGCCATGGAGAGCGGTTACTACGATCTGGGTGACTTCGGCTTCACTTCGTTCACCGCGCCGCCGGGCACGCTGCATGGCGTGTTAGGAGTCAGAGGATTGAATCTCGACGCCGTGTTGTCGCTGCCCTTCACCGAAAAGTTCTCGGCCTTCGGCCGCGCGGGCGTGGCGTTCTCGGAGGTTGAAGGCGCCTTCGAATCCACCGGCCTGGTCACCGTGCTCGAACCCGATAGCGAGAAGCGCGCTGCCAACTACAAATTCGGCGTGGGACTGCAGTACGACTTCACGCGGCGCTTCGGTATGCGCCTGGAAGCGGAGCGTTATCGTATCGACGACTCGGTCGGCAACCGGGGCGACGTCGATCTGTTCTCCGCCGGCGTGTTATTGAGATTTGGCGGCGCTTCGCCGCCCCCGGTCGTGCAGGCGCCTCTTCCTCCTCCTCCGCCTGAAGTCGCAAAACCGGTGGTCGTCGCGCCGGCACCCGTGCCGCCGCCCATCACGACCGAGCGTTATTGCAGCCTTCTCGAGTTCCAGTTCGAGATCAACCAGCACCAGGTCCGGCGCGAGGAAAAGGAAAAGCTCGCGGTCATCGGCAAATTCCTCGTGAAATATCCGAACACCCAGGCGGAGATCGAAGGCCACACCGACAGCGTTGGAACGGACGAGAAGAACCAGATCCTGTCGCAGCGGCGCGCGGACGCCGTGGTGGCCTATCTGGAGCAGAACTTCGACATTCGCGGCTCGCGATTGTCCGCGGTGGGTTACGGCGAGTCGCGACCCATCGCCGACAACGCCACCGAAGAGGGCAAACGCGCGAACCGTCGTATCAGCGCCATTGTCGATTGCGCGACCGATGTCGAGGGGCTTTCGGTGCGTCCCGCGCGCACGACGATGGCCTTGGCGATGGAGTTCGATGCGAAGGACGCGAGCGTCCGTCCGGAGTATCGCGACGAGCTGCGTGACCTAGCCGACTTCCTCAAGGCGAATCCGCGCGTCACGGCCACGGTGGAAGGGCATACGGGCAATCTGCAGGCGACTCCCGAGCGTGCGCTCGAGATCTCCCAGGAGCGCGCCCAGAACGTCGTGAACTATCTGGTGGAAAACTTCGGCGTCGAGCGATCGCGCCTGTCGGCGCAGGGCTTCGGCCAGACGCGTCGTTCTGCCTACAACACGACCGCGGAAGGCCGGCAGGAAAACCGCCGGGTCAACGTCATCATCAACTATCCGAGATGA
- a CDS encoding HAMP domain-containing sensor histidine kinase has protein sequence MGPAEVEADCALSQLIAIAAHELRYPLVPIRRAAALLEHDLVDAATIRRAAGIIERQANGMNRLIGDLIEVSRMQRGVMEMRCIRAPLSDLLECAAESAEPLASERGHTVSVSTPQEPVYLQMDVLRLSQALLNIIANATKYTDRRGHIAVRAHREGTQAIVIVTDTGIGIPPQDLETIFGLFAKSSQGRRIDQGPGIGLYLARQFIEAHGGTVTAASAGIGCGSEFTVRLPCEASTAPSPSTDVEALRDDPIPV, from the coding sequence ATGGGACCCGCTGAAGTCGAAGCCGACTGCGCCCTAAGCCAGCTCATCGCCATCGCTGCGCACGAACTCCGCTACCCGCTCGTACCCATTCGCCGTGCGGCTGCGTTGCTCGAGCACGACCTTGTCGATGCCGCCACGATTCGGCGCGCGGCCGGGATCATCGAGCGACAGGCGAACGGCATGAATCGCCTGATCGGCGACTTGATCGAAGTCTCCCGCATGCAGCGGGGTGTCATGGAGATGCGCTGTATACGCGCTCCGCTGTCCGATCTACTGGAGTGCGCGGCCGAATCGGCGGAGCCGCTGGCCAGCGAGCGCGGTCATACGGTGTCGGTCAGCACTCCGCAGGAGCCTGTCTACCTGCAGATGGATGTGCTGCGCCTCAGTCAGGCCTTGCTGAACATCATCGCGAATGCGACCAAGTACACCGACAGACGGGGCCACATAGCTGTGCGCGCACACCGCGAGGGCACGCAAGCCATCGTCATCGTGACCGACACTGGCATCGGTATTCCGCCGCAGGATCTGGAGACGATCTTCGGGTTGTTCGCCAAATCGTCACAAGGAAGGCGCATCGACCAGGGGCCGGGAATCGGCCTGTATCTCGCGCGTCAATTCATCGAGGCGCATGGCGGCACGGTGACAGCCGCGAGTGCCGGAATCGGGTGCGGCAGCGAATTTACCGTCCGGTTGCCGTGCGAAGCGTCTACTGCACCATCACCCTCGACGGACGTTGAGGCGCTTCGAGACGATCCGATTCCCGTTTGA